GCCGCCTTGTCCTGGTCGGCCGCCGGCGTGCGCACGGTCAGCCAGAACAGCTTGTTGCCGGCCGCGTAGGGCACCGCCTGGCACCAGGTCATCCATTGGTCGGCCACGGCGCGCGCACCCGGATCGTCGGGCCAGAAGGTCCCGGCGGCATAGCGGGCGGCGAGGTAGCGGACGATCGCCATGCTCTCCCAGACCACGACCTCGCCGTCGCGCAGGGTCGGCACCCGGCCGTGGGGATTGAGCGCCCGGAATCCAGGGTCGTCGAGGCCCCCATGGGCGCCGCCCAGCTCGACATGCTCGAAGTCCAACCCTATCTCGCCCAGCGTCCAGAGCACCTTCTGGACGTTGTCCGAGCTGCCGCGGCCGTAGAGCGTCAGGGCGGGCGCGGACACCGCTTATTCGCCCGAGCCGAAGAGCTTCGACTCGTTGACAATGAAGCTGGCGAAAGGCTGGGCCCGCTCGGACTGCTCCATCATCTGGCCGACGAAGGCCGGGTCCGCCTTGTAGGGCGCGACGATCGCGTCGAGACGGCTGGCGTTGATTGCTCCGAGATGCCGGTAGCGCTCGAGATCGATCTCGCCCCGGATCAGGCGCGCGCCGTCGGCCGCTTCCTTGCGGAAGTAGGCCGCGAGCTCCGGCCAGCCCAGGTCGTCGGCAAGTTGGCTGAGATGCGCCTGCTCGCGGGTAAGGACCTTGAGCGCCCAAAGCGCCTCGTGCTCGCCGCGGACGA
Above is a genomic segment from Kiloniellales bacterium containing:
- a CDS encoding glutathione S-transferase family protein, with protein sequence MSAPALTLYGRGSSDNVQKVLWTLGEIGLDFEHVELGGAHGGLDDPGFRALNPHGRVPTLRDGEVVVWESMAIVRYLAARYAAGTFWPDDPGARAVADQWMTWCQAVPYAAGNKLFWLTVRTPAADQDKAAIAQTLAVLTSQLRLVETRLESCRYLAGDHLTMADIPLGAILFRYFKLPIKRARLPNIARWYEDLAQREAYRRAVMVSFEALRGRLAY